One part of the Desulfonema ishimotonii genome encodes these proteins:
- a CDS encoding nicotianamine synthase family protein: MHDINYFHEHELGEHDFLGCCKDCQRSLAIVKPHILSFANQIRQYTPEMLRALEPDALFRLYQLLDDLAHMEVGGHLAGLILEEPEIRRNLPDIRAYYSAFFSIHERHLASALLKAEDPWKCLRDFPLYPRYEALVRNQITAMHISSDCRLAFIGSGPVPMTLILMSRLFGIRSVGLDSDPETVSLSRRVIRYLGLAGQIDIVQGDDSHLRHLEWDMVLVAALAEPKATIFRHIRECLKERESPPVVFRTYTDMKAVLFRPVQPEDIREFKIVRVIRPVGRVNNTTVFLKQK, translated from the coding sequence ATGCACGATATCAATTATTTTCACGAACACGAACTGGGCGAGCATGATTTTCTGGGGTGCTGCAAAGACTGTCAACGCAGTCTTGCCATCGTCAAACCCCATATTCTCTCGTTTGCAAATCAGATCAGGCAATACACACCGGAAATGCTCCGGGCCCTGGAACCGGATGCGCTTTTCCGGCTGTATCAGCTCCTGGACGATCTGGCCCACATGGAAGTGGGGGGGCATCTGGCCGGGCTGATTCTCGAAGAGCCGGAGATTCGGCGCAATTTGCCGGATATCCGAGCCTACTATTCGGCCTTTTTCAGCATCCATGAACGCCATCTGGCTTCGGCCCTGCTGAAGGCCGAAGATCCCTGGAAATGTCTCAGAGATTTTCCCCTCTACCCCCGGTATGAGGCTTTGGTCCGGAATCAGATCACGGCCATGCATATCTCATCAGACTGTCGGCTGGCATTTATCGGGTCCGGACCGGTGCCCATGACCCTGATCCTCATGAGCCGACTTTTCGGTATCCGCTCCGTGGGCCTGGACAGCGATCCTGAAACCGTAAGCCTTTCGCGCAGGGTAATCCGCTATCTGGGGCTGGCCGGTCAGATCGACATTGTTCAGGGGGATGATTCCCATCTGAGGCATCTGGAATGGGATATGGTGCTGGTGGCGGCACTGGCCGAACCCAAAGCCACCATCTTCCGCCACATCCGTGAATGCCTCAAAGAGAGAGAGTCGCCCCCTGTGGTTTTCCGGACCTATACCGACATGAAGGCGGTTCTCTTCAGGCCGGTCCAACCCGAAGACATTCGGGAGTTTAAAATCGTCAGGGTCATCCGGCCCGTGGGGCGGGTGAACAACACCACTGTTTTTCTGAAGCAGAAATAA
- a CDS encoding alanine racemase produces the protein MNNPLPETVPTPFVLVDEQTLRNNIRRIHAYADRHGLAVRPHIKTHKSLRMARMQMEAGAVGIAVAKVGEAEVMARLGDADMTVAYPAVGTERAGRIARLARNRSVRVAADCEFHMEILAAAAETHGTEIGIHIMFDAGLHRCGVSDPAQMVRLARYARNRAGLRYDGVQMYLGHLYGPAAEAPESFERINRLWEPVYERLCDAGLQPEMVSSGSTPSLFNTHRVRHISEIRVGTALLNDYFILKFGHCTQDACAARLVATVVSDAVPGQVIIDAGAKALSAKQLLRHEQLELGYIPEHPEARIFRLHEEHGWVDVSRCPERPRVGDRLGIVPVNVALCMNLHDTWYLLSTTGDPETEKVDARGCVV, from the coding sequence GTGAATAACCCCCTGCCGGAAACGGTTCCCACGCCTTTTGTCTTGGTGGATGAACAAACACTCAGAAACAATATCCGGCGGATTCACGCCTATGCGGACCGCCACGGACTGGCTGTCCGTCCTCATATCAAAACCCACAAATCCCTCCGAATGGCCCGGATGCAGATGGAGGCGGGCGCGGTCGGCATTGCGGTTGCCAAAGTCGGAGAGGCCGAAGTCATGGCCCGGCTCGGCGACGCGGATATGACCGTGGCCTACCCGGCGGTGGGGACGGAACGCGCCGGACGGATCGCCCGGCTGGCCCGGAACCGGAGCGTTCGGGTGGCGGCGGATTGCGAATTTCACATGGAGATACTGGCGGCTGCGGCGGAAACCCATGGCACGGAAATCGGTATCCATATCATGTTCGACGCCGGGCTTCACCGGTGCGGTGTGTCCGATCCGGCGCAGATGGTCCGGCTGGCCCGGTATGCCCGGAACCGGGCCGGACTTCGCTACGACGGTGTCCAGATGTATCTCGGCCATCTCTACGGCCCTGCCGCGGAGGCGCCGGAGAGCTTTGAACGGATCAACCGGCTGTGGGAGCCGGTTTACGAAAGGCTGTGTGACGCAGGCCTGCAACCGGAGATGGTCTCTTCGGGCTCTACCCCCTCCCTGTTCAACACCCACCGGGTGCGCCATATCAGTGAAATCCGGGTGGGGACTGCGCTCCTGAATGACTACTTTATCCTGAAATTCGGCCATTGCACGCAGGATGCCTGTGCGGCCCGTCTGGTGGCGACGGTGGTGTCGGACGCGGTGCCGGGGCAGGTAATCATTGACGCGGGGGCCAAAGCCCTTTCCGCCAAGCAATTGCTGCGCCATGAACAGCTTGAACTGGGCTACATCCCCGAACATCCTGAAGCCCGGATTTTCCGTCTCCACGAAGAACACGGATGGGTGGATGTGAGCCGTTGCCCGGAGCGGCCCCGGGTGGGCGACCGCCTGGGCATCGTGCCAGTCAATGTGGCCCTGTGCATGAATCTCCATGATACCTGGTATCTGCTCAGCACCACAGGAGACCCGGAAACAGAAAAAGTGGATGCCAGGGGGTGTGTTGTGTAA
- a CDS encoding nicotianamine synthase family protein: MTAPEGIRREFTEIYEAIRHLTDAEILTGPEASFRPHFERLNRLVARSADDEMAETLRRNRSFEPVIRRISHLRRINGLRLELAFARSLLTAPDPWKQIEAFVYYPNYLELARMERQGGELRAGDRVVFLGSGPLPMSLICLCRQYGISGVGIEQDAECVRISDQLIGRLGLSGHIRILCGDHFSLPLSEPCKLVMVGADALPKAEIFAHLAATLPDQARVSYRIYEKGLRRLMDVRSDFELPSQFRKYARIRPEPPVNNTAVFTTVSRL; this comes from the coding sequence ATGACAGCGCCAGAGGGCATTCGCAGGGAATTTACAGAAATTTACGAGGCTATCCGCCACCTGACAGACGCGGAAATACTCACCGGTCCGGAGGCATCGTTCCGCCCCCATTTCGAGCGCCTGAACCGGCTGGTGGCGAGGTCGGCGGACGATGAGATGGCTGAAACCCTTCGCCGGAACCGCTCTTTCGAACCCGTCATCCGCCGCATATCCCATCTGAGGCGGATCAACGGGCTACGGCTGGAGCTGGCCTTTGCCCGTTCGCTCCTGACAGCGCCGGACCCGTGGAAACAGATTGAGGCGTTTGTCTATTATCCCAATTATCTGGAACTGGCACGGATGGAACGTCAGGGGGGAGAGCTCCGGGCCGGAGACCGGGTGGTTTTCCTGGGGAGCGGACCGTTGCCCATGAGCCTGATCTGTCTGTGCAGGCAGTACGGGATTTCAGGCGTCGGCATTGAACAGGATGCGGAATGTGTCCGTATCTCCGATCAGCTCATCGGACGGCTGGGGCTGTCCGGCCATATCCGGATTCTCTGCGGCGATCACTTTTCCCTGCCTCTGTCCGAACCGTGCAAACTGGTCATGGTGGGGGCGGACGCCCTGCCCAAGGCGGAAATCTTCGCCCATCTCGCAGCAACACTGCCGGATCAGGCCAGGGTTTCTTATCGCATCTATGAAAAAGGGCTGCGACGGCTGATGGATGTTCGGTCTGATTTTGAACTGCCGTCACAGTTCAGGAAATACGCCCGTATCCGCCCCGAACCACCGGTCAACAACACAGCGGTTTTTACCACCGTCAGCCGCCTGTGA
- a CDS encoding class I SAM-dependent methyltransferase, whose translation MEKIKFSIRRYWNWRSQTYGHDADKSPDVADRWASALRQLVSEAPGSRALDIGTGTGQCAAYLARSGFDVTGIDLSEEMVARAGAHARQYRLPIRFQTGDAEAPDFPDSTFDVVVARNLLWTLPRPERALREWRRILRPDGILVVSDGFWMNTTWRRAYRLAFNAFRRMFGKGNGVSVRFFCTYVGLQRDLPFYEGICAEDACELLRAARFREIRIRDAAWFGLNPYGKADQQNGGPPFFIATARG comes from the coding sequence ATGGAAAAAATCAAGTTCTCTATCAGACGGTATTGGAACTGGCGGAGCCAAACCTACGGCCATGATGCGGACAAATCCCCGGATGTTGCGGACCGATGGGCATCGGCGCTGCGACAGCTGGTTTCGGAGGCCCCCGGCAGCCGGGCACTCGATATCGGCACCGGAACCGGACAGTGCGCCGCCTATCTTGCCCGCTCCGGCTTTGATGTCACCGGCATTGACCTGTCTGAGGAGATGGTTGCCCGCGCCGGGGCACATGCCCGGCAGTACCGGCTCCCCATCCGGTTTCAGACCGGAGATGCCGAAGCACCGGATTTCCCGGACAGCACATTTGACGTGGTCGTGGCCCGGAATCTGCTGTGGACCCTCCCCCGGCCGGAGAGGGCGCTTCGGGAGTGGCGCAGGATACTCAGGCCGGACGGCATCCTGGTGGTGTCCGACGGATTCTGGATGAATACCACCTGGCGGCGGGCTTACCGTTTGGCGTTCAATGCGTTCAGGCGCATGTTCGGAAAGGGGAACGGGGTTTCTGTGCGTTTTTTCTGCACCTATGTCGGACTTCAGCGTGATCTGCCTTTTTATGAGGGCATATGCGCAGAAGACGCCTGTGAACTCCTTCGGGCCGCACGGTTTCGGGAGATCCGAATCCGCGACGCGGCCTGGTTCGGGCTCAATCCCTATGGAAAGGCGGATCAGCAGAACGGCGGGCCGCCCTTTTTCATTGCAACAGCCAGGGGGTAA
- a CDS encoding Crp/Fnr family transcriptional regulator, whose amino-acid sequence MIDTLKDIPLFSDLDNDELTELKKVTVTKTFPKNTILFSEGDPSDSFYVIRSGKVNVGINDEEGREVILSILGPGEYFGEMALMDGEPRSAFVMTKEMVRLLIISKKDFKLLLSSDNEILLKLLKGLQKRLREANKKIESLALMDVYGRVARLLTQLAGGSGEEETTIQDKLTHQEIANMVGASREMVSRVLKELTIEGYISIEKKRITIHKKLPYEW is encoded by the coding sequence ATGATTGATACATTGAAAGACATCCCCTTGTTTTCGGATCTGGACAATGACGAGCTGACGGAGTTGAAGAAAGTCACCGTTACAAAGACTTTCCCCAAAAATACGATTCTGTTCAGTGAGGGCGATCCGTCGGATTCGTTTTACGTCATCCGAAGCGGTAAGGTAAATGTGGGGATCAACGATGAAGAGGGTCGGGAGGTGATTCTGTCCATACTCGGACCGGGGGAGTATTTCGGTGAAATGGCCCTGATGGACGGCGAACCGCGTTCGGCCTTTGTGATGACCAAGGAAATGGTCCGGCTGCTGATTATCTCCAAAAAGGACTTCAAACTCCTGCTCTCATCGGATAATGAAATTCTGCTGAAGCTTCTGAAAGGCCTGCAAAAGCGGCTCCGGGAAGCCAATAAGAAGATTGAGAGTCTGGCGCTGATGGATGTCTATGGCCGGGTGGCCCGGCTCCTCACCCAGCTCGCAGGCGGGTCCGGGGAGGAGGAGACCACCATTCAGGACAAGCTGACACACCAGGAGATCGCCAATATGGTCGGTGCGTCACGGGAGATGGTCAGCCGCGTTCTCAAAGAGCTGACCATCGAAGGGTATATCTCCATTGAAAAGAAACGGATCACTATCCACAAAAAACTTCCCTACGAATGGTAG
- the recC gene encoding exodeoxyribonuclease V subunit gamma, with amino-acid sequence MKRFHLFTGNRMEKLVGMLGDVLSAPPASPMTSEVVVVQSKGMERWLSMSLARRHGICANIRFPFPNAFVYDDIFRKLLPDLPEISPFDPGVMVWKIMKILPGVISEPGFPQLKNYLGDGRSDLKLYQLATRIADTFDQYLLFRPEMILDWEAGRQEDGWQSALWRELAKGNESRHRAALGRALLDALRSGPELVEALPDRICVFGISTLPEFHIRVLDALSDYREVSLFLMNPCADYWGDLLSGREKRRIIRRGDEKGLPEEDLYLGTGNSFLAAMGMMGRDFFDLINEYFTKEQADFESPGEATLLASIQSDILNRRERPSESVPRKTISPDDTSVVIHTCHSPMREAEVLRDHLLALFEADPTLRPGDVLVMTPDIEACAPYILAVFDRPGDDPRRIPFSIADRGIRMESRIIDTFLNILDLSGSRFGAAQVLAVLESPPVCRKFGLTGGDLETVRHWVRETRIRWGADGRSRARMGLPEIWENTWRAGLDRLLLGYAMTGENEILFRGVLPYDRVEGGEAAVLGQFAEFADRLFFRVGRLSRSRTPGKWAAEMTLILEEFFQPDEATEGEFQIVRDTLRKMGENARLAGFDGRPEIGVIRCHLAEQLRHDLFGFGFITGGVTFCAMLPMRSIPFRVICLMGISSDDYPRQTRSPGFDLMAGNYRPGDRSRRNDDRYLFLEAILSAREKLCISYVGQSIRDNSAIPPSVLVSDLTDYIVKGFALPEGDILKDHILTVHRLQAFSPAYFGGPDGNGRLFSYSEENCRAARRLAEPRKVRAPFFSGELPEPDAAWKSPDLRDLTAFFSHPARFLLTRRLEVWLEEEDGTIEERELFDVSGLDKYRLAGYLVEKRLGGRNLQALLPARQKAGELPHGTVGTCAYEQLCREADGFARRIAPHVADDPLAPADVTLDLNGFRISGRITGLYPRHRVCFRCAKVKPGDSLTAWIGHLALNCSATGDLPRHTLLAGTDGIWEFPPVENAGDVLETLLGIYWQGLKAPLPFFPLTSWAFAEQLIGKGKTPEEALGAARTQWAGGYYSGEAEDPYLDRCFGHTDPLDQMFCTLAAEILEPLLACRKKV; translated from the coding sequence ATGAAGCGCTTTCATCTGTTTACGGGCAACCGCATGGAAAAACTGGTCGGGATGCTGGGCGACGTCCTGTCCGCACCCCCGGCCTCGCCCATGACATCGGAGGTCGTGGTGGTTCAGAGCAAGGGCATGGAGCGCTGGCTCTCCATGTCGCTGGCCCGCAGGCACGGCATCTGTGCCAATATCCGGTTTCCCTTTCCCAACGCATTTGTGTACGATGATATCTTCCGGAAGCTTCTCCCGGACCTGCCTGAAATTTCCCCCTTTGATCCGGGGGTCATGGTTTGGAAAATCATGAAAATACTGCCCGGCGTCATCTCAGAACCCGGATTCCCGCAGTTGAAAAACTACCTGGGAGACGGCAGATCCGATCTGAAGCTGTATCAGCTCGCCACCCGCATTGCCGACACCTTTGACCAGTACCTGCTCTTCAGGCCGGAGATGATTCTCGACTGGGAGGCGGGCAGGCAGGAAGACGGCTGGCAATCGGCCCTCTGGCGTGAACTGGCAAAGGGGAACGAATCCCGTCACCGGGCTGCTCTGGGCAGGGCCCTGCTGGACGCCCTCCGGTCCGGGCCGGAGTTGGTTGAAGCACTGCCGGACCGGATATGCGTGTTCGGCATCTCCACCCTGCCGGAGTTCCACATCCGGGTTCTCGACGCGCTCTCCGATTACCGCGAGGTCAGCCTTTTTCTGATGAACCCGTGTGCCGATTACTGGGGAGACCTCCTGTCCGGGCGGGAAAAGCGGCGGATTATCCGGCGGGGCGACGAAAAGGGGCTGCCCGAAGAAGACCTTTATCTCGGAACCGGCAACAGCTTTCTCGCCGCCATGGGGATGATGGGCCGGGATTTCTTTGACCTGATCAACGAGTATTTCACAAAGGAGCAGGCCGATTTCGAGTCGCCGGGCGAAGCGACCCTCCTTGCCTCTATCCAGTCCGATATCCTGAACCGGCGGGAGCGGCCTTCGGAATCTGTCCCCCGAAAGACGATCTCCCCGGACGACACCTCCGTTGTCATCCACACCTGCCACAGCCCCATGCGGGAGGCGGAGGTACTCCGCGATCATCTCCTGGCCCTGTTTGAGGCCGACCCGACGCTGCGGCCCGGGGACGTGCTGGTGATGACGCCCGACATCGAGGCCTGTGCCCCCTATATTCTCGCTGTCTTTGACCGGCCCGGAGACGATCCCCGGCGGATTCCCTTCAGCATTGCGGACCGGGGCATCCGCATGGAGAGCCGGATCATCGACACCTTTCTGAATATTCTTGACCTGAGCGGAAGCCGTTTCGGGGCCGCACAGGTGCTGGCGGTGCTGGAATCCCCGCCGGTCTGCCGCAAATTCGGCCTGACAGGGGGCGATCTGGAGACGGTCCGGCACTGGGTCCGGGAGACCCGCATCCGGTGGGGCGCAGATGGCCGGAGCCGGGCGCGGATGGGGTTGCCGGAAATCTGGGAAAATACCTGGCGGGCCGGGCTGGACCGGCTGCTGCTGGGATATGCCATGACCGGTGAAAACGAAATCCTGTTCCGGGGCGTTTTGCCCTATGACCGGGTCGAGGGCGGGGAGGCGGCGGTGCTGGGGCAGTTTGCGGAGTTTGCAGACCGGCTTTTCTTCCGGGTTGGCAGACTTTCCCGGTCCCGGACGCCGGGGAAATGGGCCGCAGAGATGACCCTTATTCTGGAGGAGTTTTTTCAGCCGGACGAGGCGACCGAGGGGGAGTTTCAGATCGTGCGGGACACACTCCGGAAAATGGGGGAAAATGCCCGACTGGCCGGTTTTGACGGCAGGCCGGAGATCGGGGTGATCCGCTGCCATCTGGCGGAACAGCTCCGGCATGACCTGTTCGGGTTCGGCTTTATCACAGGGGGCGTGACCTTCTGCGCCATGCTGCCCATGCGGAGCATCCCCTTCAGGGTCATCTGCCTGATGGGGATCAGCTCGGATGACTACCCGCGCCAGACACGCTCTCCCGGCTTTGATCTCATGGCCGGAAATTACCGCCCCGGAGACCGGTCCCGCCGAAACGACGACCGATATCTCTTTCTGGAGGCGATTCTTTCGGCCCGTGAAAAGCTCTGCATCAGCTATGTGGGCCAGAGCATCCGGGACAACTCGGCCATACCGCCCTCTGTGCTGGTCAGCGATCTGACAGACTACATTGTGAAGGGCTTTGCGCTGCCGGAGGGCGATATCCTGAAGGATCATATTCTGACCGTCCACCGGCTTCAGGCCTTCAGCCCGGCCTATTTCGGCGGACCGGACGGAAACGGGCGGCTGTTCAGCTATTCGGAGGAGAACTGCCGGGCGGCCCGTCGGCTGGCGGAACCCCGGAAGGTGCGGGCGCCGTTTTTTTCCGGTGAACTCCCCGAACCGGATGCGGCGTGGAAATCTCCTGATCTGAGAGATCTGACCGCCTTTTTCAGCCATCCGGCCCGGTTTCTGCTGACCCGCAGGCTGGAGGTGTGGCTGGAAGAGGAGGACGGGACCATTGAGGAACGGGAGCTGTTTGATGTGTCCGGTCTGGATAAATACCGGCTCGCCGGTTATCTGGTTGAAAAGCGGCTGGGCGGACGGAATCTCCAGGCCCTGCTGCCTGCCCGTCAGAAGGCCGGTGAACTGCCCCACGGCACGGTGGGAACCTGTGCCTATGAACAGCTTTGCCGGGAGGCGGACGGGTTTGCCAGAAGGATCGCGCCCCACGTGGCCGATGATCCCCTTGCGCCGGCAGATGTGACCCTCGATCTGAACGGATTTCGGATCAGCGGCCGGATAACAGGGCTTTACCCCCGGCATCGGGTGTGTTTCCGCTGCGCCAAAGTCAAGCCCGGAGATTCCCTGACAGCATGGATCGGACATCTGGCGCTCAATTGCTCGGCCACAGGCGATCTGCCCCGGCACACCCTGCTGGCCGGAACCGATGGCATATGGGAATTTCCGCCTGTGGAAAATGCGGGGGACGTGCTGGAGACCCTGCTCGGCATATACTGGCAGGGACTGAAGGCCCCGCTTCCCTTTTTTCCGCTCACATCCTGGGCCTTTGCGGAGCAGCTGATCGGAAAGGGCAAAACACCGGAGGAGGCCCTCGGAGCCGCCCGGACTCAGTGGGCAGGCGGATATTATTCCGGAGAGGCTGAGGATCCTTATCTGGACCGGTGTTTCGGTCACACCGATCCGCTGGATCAGATGTTCTGCACACTGGCTGCGGAAATACTGGAGCCGCTGCTGGCCTGCCGGAAAAAAGTGTAA
- a CDS encoding transposase — protein sequence MGPDQKLIRLRLIRIELETGETEILITSLTGTEKYPHKVFAELYHLRWPVEEDYKALKYRLQVENFSGKSVHSVYQDFHAKVFSKNLTAVIATTTREKIIQKSRDLEFDHQINFAQALSKIKDTVVLLFNRPLENIIVIVAKIRKIFIQTTESVRPNRKFQRRHRVKQKRFFFEYKTNC from the coding sequence ATGGGCCCTGACCAGAAACTGATCCGGTTACGTTTAATACGTATCGAACTGGAAACCGGGGAAACAGAAATCCTGATTACATCTCTGACGGGCACAGAGAAATATCCCCATAAGGTTTTTGCAGAATTGTATCATCTCCGTTGGCCCGTCGAAGAGGATTATAAAGCTCTTAAATACAGACTTCAGGTTGAAAATTTTTCCGGAAAATCAGTTCATTCCGTCTATCAGGATTTCCATGCCAAAGTATTTTCAAAGAACTTAACAGCTGTAATTGCAACGACAACAAGAGAAAAAATTATTCAAAAATCCAGAGATCTGGAATTTGACCACCAGATAAATTTTGCCCAGGCCTTATCAAAAATCAAGGATACCGTTGTTCTGCTTTTTAACCGTCCCTTGGAAAATATCATTGTTATTGTTGCCAAAATAAGAAAAATCTTCATTCAGACCACGGAGTCCGTCCGACCGAATCGAAAATTTCAAAGGAGGCACCGGGTTAAGCAAAAGCGCTTTTTCTTTGAGTATAAGACCAACTGTTAA
- a CDS encoding MogA/MoaB family molybdenum cofactor biosynthesis protein, whose product MGVEDHKKHAVKSVRAGVITLSSTRSKAEDESGTWIAEQLRQQGHTLVFHQVLPDNGAIITQTVLNAIYEQTPHVLLLNGGTGASPRDVTVEAVRSLFQKELTAFSTLFAQLSFEEIGAAAILSRATAGVIRRTAVFCMPGSIRACKLACTRLIFPELGHLAKHLSEE is encoded by the coding sequence ATGGGCGTTGAAGATCATAAAAAACATGCGGTAAAATCGGTACGGGCCGGGGTCATCACCCTTTCAAGCACCCGGAGCAAGGCGGAAGATGAGAGCGGCACCTGGATCGCCGAACAGCTCCGACAGCAGGGCCACACCCTGGTATTTCACCAGGTGCTGCCGGATAACGGGGCGATTATCACCCAGACGGTCCTGAATGCCATCTATGAGCAGACCCCCCATGTGCTGCTGCTGAACGGCGGCACCGGGGCCAGCCCCAGAGATGTCACGGTCGAGGCCGTCAGATCGCTGTTTCAAAAGGAGCTGACCGCATTCAGCACGTTGTTTGCCCAGCTCAGCTTTGAGGAAATCGGGGCGGCGGCGATCCTCTCCCGCGCCACGGCAGGCGTCATCCGTCGGACCGCCGTATTCTGTATGCCGGGCAGCATCAGGGCGTGCAAACTCGCCTGCACCCGGCTCATCTTTCCCGAACTGGGGCATCTGGCAAAACACCTGTCGGAGGAATAG